From Monomorium pharaonis isolate MP-MQ-018 chromosome 9, ASM1337386v2, whole genome shotgun sequence, the proteins below share one genomic window:
- the LOC114255234 gene encoding uncharacterized protein LOC114255234 — MHIGFKMVNYSVISFFVLWISLSSASFSTGELLECRANLTATIRNDTMFLEKVRQSDYIFTGKVKELRHGQLLHVRVKRAIKGALNVTVDIVTNDTCGRYIRRGYTGIFMARRGAGDVVGSRIVMHFGPVPLTLANLDRLNAAVRGEFCPPSGIVLRFFHVW, encoded by the coding sequence ATGCACATCGGATTCAAAATGGTCAATTACTCGGTGATTAGTTTTTTCGTCCTCTGGATCAGTCTGTCGTCGGCCAGTTTCTCGACTGGCGAGCTGTTGGAGTGCCGGGCGAACTTGACGGCGACGATCAGGAACGATACGATGTTCCTGGAGAAGGTGCGCCAGTCGGACTACATATTCACCGGGAAGGTCAAGGAGCTGCGGCACGGACAGCTGCTGCACGTGCGCGTCAAGAGGGCGATCAAGGGCGCGCTGAACGTCACCGTCGACATCGTCACGAATGATACCTGCGGCCGTTACATCAGGCGCGGCTACACCGGCATCTTCATGGCGCGTCGCGGTGCCGGCGACGTAGTAGGCAGCAGGATCGTGATGCACTTCGGCCCGGTACCGCTTACGCTCGCGAATCTCGACAGGCTGAACGCCGCCGTCAGAGGTGAGTTTTGCCCGCCGTCAGGCATCGTTCTTCGTTTCTTTCACGTCTGGTAG